TAGCTCTCTTAATATTTTCAGCTAGTCCTCTTAAATTAATTGGTCCCACACCTCTTTGTAATACATGTGCATATAGGTAACAATCATTTTGAGTATAACGACCCCATTCAGGCTTAGCATTTATACTATTAGTACATCCATATATACTTTGACCATTTTGTTTAATCCAATGTCCCACTTTTTTTAAGATATCTATAGATTCCTGAGGAATTTCTCCTTTAGCATTTGGTCCTACATTTAATATTAGATTCCCGTTTTTACTAACACATTCTACTAAAGCTCTTATTATTTCTTTTGAAGACTTATAATTTTTATCTTGGGAACAATACCCCCAGTGATCATTTAATGTAACACAAGCTTCCCAAGGTATTAAATCACCTTTTTCATTAACTAAGGCTTCAGGAGGTACTATTTGCTCAGGAGTTGTAAAATCGCCTGCATAATCCTCAGGAATATTCTTTTTTAAATTTCCTCCCAGTCTATTGTTTATTATTATATGAGGTTGAAGTTCTTTTACTCTCTTAATAAGTTTAGAAGCTTCCCATTTTTCCCCTGTCATATCATCATAGGAAAAATCAAACCATATAATATCTATTTTTCCATAGTTAGTCAGAAGCTCTTCTACTTGATTATGAAAATATTTTATGTATCTATTAAAGTCTATCTTTTTATTTTTAAAATCTTCATTATTTCTCATAGGGTGATGTCTGTCTTTATAAGCAGGGAAGTCTTCGTGGTGCCAATCTAAGAGAGAATAATAAAATCCTACTGCTAAACCTTCTTGTCTAAAAGCTTCCACATACTCTTTTATAAGGTCTCTTTTAGCTAGAGTATTAGTAGCTTTATAATCTGTATATTTACTGTCAAATAGACAAAATCCATCATGATGTTTTGTAGTCATAACTGCATATTTCATTCCAGCTTCTTTAGCTAATTTAGCCCATTTTCTAGGATTATAATTTACAGGATTAAATTCATAAAAAAACTTTTCATAATCATCTATGGTAATTCTTTCATTAGATCTAACCCATTCACCTCTAGCTGGGATAGAATACAAGCCCCAGTGAATAAACATGCCAAATCGCGCATCTGTAAATGCTTTTACTTTACCATTTCTATTTTCTAAATTATAGTTGTCCATAAAAATACCCCCCTTGTTAGTACTTATTCAATTTTTGTATAGTGATTTCACTTAGTTTTACCGCTTAAATACATTATACTATAATTTTACCAAGCGTAGCACTTATTAATATGCAATTGCTAATGTGAAGCCATATATTAATACTGAACTTTCACACATAATTTTTATGTTCTACATTAGATTAATAAATAAGATACAAATATAATTTTAATGAATATGGTTCATTATAAATTATATTAATTGAAATCATCAATTGAGTTATTAATTCAACTTTCGCAGTTATAAAATAAAAAGATAAAATTTAAAATGAAGAATGAAGCTCTTTTAGAAACTAACTATAATTTGAAATTTACAAGTAAGTAATAAGTAATAGCTAAGAAGTAAGAGTTAAGGATAAAACTCAAAGAGTTTTTTATAATTAATTTATAAGTAGCAGGTAATAAGTAATAGTTATGATGAAAATTTAGCTTTGCTGAATTTTTTAAAGAAACTCTTACCTTTTACCTATTAGTTCTTACCTTTTCACTCTTACTTCTTACTTTTTACCTCTTGCCTACTCTACAAATTCCTATCTTACATTCTAAATTTTAAATTAAAACCACTTATTAATCTAATGTAGAGCTTGAACTTTATGTGCAAAAGTTGAGTTATTAATAAATGTACCTTTATTCAATGCCAAAGGATAAAAAAAATCTTATAGTTAATAATATTTATATACTTTGTACGAAAGGATGGATTTAGTTGGAAAGATTTTTTATAAAAGATTTACGTAAAGGAACTGAAGTTTTAGGTGAATTTATGATATTAAAAAATTTATTTAAAGAAATAGGATATATTGGAGTAATATTAGGGGATAAAACCGGAGATATAAAAGCTAAGCTTAAATATACAGGGGTTGATTTAAATGTAGGAGATGTAATTAGAGTAAAAGGGATTTCTCTAGATAATTTATTGCAAATAGATGAATATACAAAAGTGGAACGCTTTGATCTCTATGAATTTCTCCCTTCTATAAATAGGCCTATAGAA
The DNA window shown above is from Haloimpatiens massiliensis and carries:
- a CDS encoding alpha-L-fucosidase; this encodes MDNYNLENRNGKVKAFTDARFGMFIHWGLYSIPARGEWVRSNERITIDDYEKFFYEFNPVNYNPRKWAKLAKEAGMKYAVMTTKHHDGFCLFDSKYTDYKATNTLAKRDLIKEYVEAFRQEGLAVGFYYSLLDWHHEDFPAYKDRHHPMRNNEDFKNKKIDFNRYIKYFHNQVEELLTNYGKIDIIWFDFSYDDMTGEKWEASKLIKRVKELQPHIIINNRLGGNLKKNIPEDYAGDFTTPEQIVPPEALVNEKGDLIPWEACVTLNDHWGYCSQDKNYKSSKEIIRALVECVSKNGNLILNVGPNAKGEIPQESIDILKKVGHWIKQNGQSIYGCTNSINAKPEWGRYTQNDCYLYAHVLQRGVGPINLRGLAENIKRARLLCDGSEISIETPWNAEDYKEDAFLNFKSASLPDENDTVILLELK